The nucleotide sequence CAGACCGACGACCGGATCGAGGAGCTGCTTCCAGCGGGATCGGTCACACCCCGGACCGTGCTCGTCCTGACGAACGCTATCCACTTCACGGCGAACTGGCGCCACCCGTTCGACGAGGCCCAAACCGAGCCGGCTGCGTTCACTGCGCTCGATGGCTCGACGAGCACGGTCCGGATGATGTCTCAGGACGTCAAAGTCCCGGCGGCGACCGTCGACGGAGCCCAGGCCGTCGAACTCCCGTACGTCGGCGGGACGACGGGCATGCTCGTCGTCGTGCCGCCCGCTGGCGAGTTCGAAGCCTACGAACGGACGTTCGACGTCGAGCGACTCGGTCGGATCGTCGACGCGCTCGAACCGCAGCGTGGCTACGTCAACCTCCCGCGGTTCGAGTTCGATTCGGAGTGCAAGCTCGAGAAACCCCTGGAGACGCTCGGCATGACCGACGCGTTCGACCCGAATGCGGCGGAGTTCTCGGGGATGGCCGATCCGTCGGAGACCGGTGGCAACCTCTTTGTCGACCAAGTGTACCACGACGCTTACGTCGCCGTCGACGAGCAGGGAACCGACGCAGCAGCGGCGACGGGGTCGGTGATGAATTTCGTGTCGCTTCCGCCGACGATACTCGACGCGAACCGTCCGTTCCTCTTCGTGATCCGGGACCGACCAACCGGGACGGTGCTTTTCACGGGGCGTGTTGTCGACGCCAGCGCTGCACAGGAGTAGGAGACTCGTGGGCGGTCACGAAGCGCGCTAAGTCCACCAAGCCTGCAGATGGCGCCACCGAGCGACGTGGTTGGCTGGACAGCGTACGTACCTGCCCGTCCCGCTCGCTGCGACTAGCTGACGAGAGTTCGGGGAGCCGAGGATTGCTGACCAGAATTTATCCGGTTTGGGCTACAGGGAGCGGTATGAGCACTGAATCGCTCGGTCAGCGTCGGGATTTTCGGTCGCTAGTTGATGAACTCGATGGCGTCGCCCTCTGGACTGCCTCCGAGCCCGGGGAGTTCGAGTACATCAGTGCTGGCTTCGAAGAGATCTGGGGTATCCCATCCGACGAAATCAAAGACGATGTCAGTAAACTGATCGAGACGATTCACCCCGACGACCGTGATCGTGTCCGAGAAAACATCGAGGAATCAACTCGCGAACTCCGTGACACGGAGTACGAGGGGCGCATCGTTCGCCCGGATGGCTCGGTTCGATGGACGCTCAATCGGCAAGTTATACTGCGGGATGAGGCGGGGAACGTTTCGGAGATCGTCGGCATTTCCACCGACATCACGGATCAAAAACGTCGCGAGCAGGAGCTCGAACTGCTGAACCGGATCGTTCGGCACGATATCCGCAACGACATGGCGGTCGTGCTCGGCTGGGCAGAGATGCTGGAAGACCACGTCGACGACGAGGGGCGCGAGTACCTGCAGAAAATCCTTGCTAGCGGCGAACACGTCGTCGAACTGACCGAGGTTGCGCGTGAGTACGTGGAAACGATCGTCTCGGACGAAGCGCTCACCGTGGAACCCGTGCCACTGCGTTCGGTCCTGGAAACCGAGCTGTCGCTTCGCGAGGAGTCCTTCCCGGAGGCCGAGTTCGTACTGGAGAACTCGCCGCCTGATGTGGAGGTAGCTGCCAACAGTATGCTCAGTTCGGTCTTCAGGAACCTCCTCAACAACGCCGTCCAACACAACGACGCGGATACCCCGCATATCGAGGTGTCGTACGAGGTGCGAGACGACGAGGTCGAAGTCCGAATCGCCGACAACGGGCCGGGGATTCCCGACGATCACAAAGACACCGTGTTCGGCAAAGGGGAACGGGGGCTCGGAAGCCCCGGCACGGGGATCGGCCTCTATCTCGTCGACACGCTTGTCTCCGAGTACGGAGGAGAGATCTGGGTGGAAGACAATACACCGACAGGCGCCGTCTTCGTTGTGCAGCTCCCACTCGCGGAGTAGCTACATCGACACGCCAAATCCGAGACGACGGATCGTCCTTGGGGACGGCCGGACGAGCGGCAGCGACACCTCGACGATGTCGATCGCGCCGCACATTCCCAATCCCTCGTGCGGTTCGCAGACGTACAGTTCGAGGCCGACCTCGCCGAACGTTCGCTCGAAGCTGTACTCGAGCTCGTACTCGTGGAGCGCGTCCGGCACGTCCGCGTCGGGGCCGAGACAGCCGGCGAGCCCGCCGACGGCCGCGGCGACGCCCGTCGCCCGGAGGAACCGCCGCCGGTTCAGTCGTCGGTCCATCTTCCAGGGTTCGCGCCATCTCGTGATAAGGACAGTGGGCCCACGAACGGCGGCCGACCGCCTCACTCGCCGTCGGCTTCGAGGCGCTGGCCCGCGGGGTGGCCCGACGGATCGGCCGCGGCGTCGCGGATCGCCTCCATCAGGTAGCTGGTCCAGCGTGACTCCGCCATCGGCACCGGCATCGCGTCGGGGTCGTCCGCCGCGAGCGCCCGCGACTCGAGATCGTTCTGGTAGTAGTGGGCGTTCAGCAGCCGTTGGGTGTCCCAGTCGTCGCCCGCTCGGGCGCGGCGCGCGACGGCCCGTGCGTTCGCGACCGTGCCCGCGAGCCGGTCGACGGCGCCGTCGACGTTGTTGAGCGCCCGCGTCGCCGCCGAGGACTTGTAGTCGCGGTCGTGCTCGATCACCGTCTGGGAGAGCAGATCCACGGTGAGCGAACAGTTTTCGGCGTGGATGAGGATCTGTCGGACCGGCCGGGTGCCGCCGAGGATCTTCGTCGTACAGAGCACGTCGTCGTCGGTGACGTACTGGAGCTGGGCGCCGTCGTAGGAGAACTCGTGGTCGTACTCGTCGAACAGCGCGGTGGTCGCGGTGACCGCGTCCTCGCTGCGCGGGTAGCCGCCGGCCCGGAGCGTGAGGTAGACGGGGTGGGGGATCCCCTCCTCGAACTCCCCGCCGGCCAGTTCGAAGTTCCACGGCCCGCGGTTGGGGTCGTCCGGCCGGCTGGAGCCGGTGTAGATCACGTCGACGCCGCGGACGTCGCCCAGCTCCCCGTTCCGGCGCTTGGCCATCGCCGTCCGGACCGCCGGGTCGAAGTTGTGGTTGTGTTTCTCCGAGACGGTGACGCCGTGCTCGGTGGCGTACGCCGCGAGCTCCTGGAACTCCGCGTACGTCTCCGTGATCGGCTTCTCGATCTGGACGGGGACGCCCGCGTCGATCGCCAGCTTGGCGATCGGGAGGTGGGTCTGGACCGGCGTACAGATGTGGAGCCAGTCCAGGTCGAACTTCTCGAGCATCGCTTCGACATCGAAAAACGCCGTGATGCCGTACTCGTCGGCGATCTCCCGGGCGACGTCCTCGTCGGTGTCACAGATCGCGACGAGTTCGGTCCGCGGGTTCAGGCTGAGGCCGTCGAGGTGGACGCCGGAGACGGTGCCGCCCCCGACGACCGCTGATCGGAGTGTCATCGTCCGGAGGTCGCTACCGCGGGGGATTGTTATAAGGAGTATATCGGCCGCCCGCGACGACGCGGGGCCGCTCAGTCGTCGGCCGCCGGCGTCGCGGCGTCGACCGCCCGTCCGCGTTCTGCCCGGCGGTCGGCCCGCCAGATGGCGACCGCGAGCCCGAGCAGTGCGGCGTCGGTGAGGAGGTAGAGCACGCCGCCGGGCGACGCGAGCACCGCGGCGAACTCGACGAGCAGCTCCGCGAGGTACGGCACGCCGCCGCCCGAGCCGCTGCTGTCGACGGCGACCAGCGGCCACAGCAGGAAGCCGACCCGGAGCTCGCCGTCGACGAGCAGCGGGTACGCCACGTCGCCCGCGAGGTGGCTCAGGTAGCCGACTGTGAACGCGACCGTGCCGCGCCGCCGATCGAGCGCGACGCCGAGTACCAGCAGCAGCGCCAGCGTTGGCGCGGCGATCAGCAGCGAGTGGCCGAGCGACCGCCCGGCCGGGAGCAGCCCCAGCCCCCACGAGAGCGGCTTGTCGATCAGGTCGGGGAGGAGGCCGGCGACGACGGCGACGATCCCCACCCGACGTGTCGGCGGGGCGCCCCACAGTCCGCGGCTCGCGGCCGAGAGCAGCAGGTACGCGACGGCGGCGTGATCCCACGGCCACACGGGTCAGCCCTCCGCTGCTGTCGAGGGCGCCGCGAGCGTCGATACGTTGCCGGTGCCGTCCTCGACGTCGACCCAGCGGTAGAGGTGGTAGTCGGCGGAGTCCGACGACGGGCTGGCGGGCGCGTCGCCGGTGTACACGTAGACGCTCAGCCGGAGATCGTCGCCCAGCAGCGAGGGGGTGAACGCCAGGGACCGCGTCGTCGTCTCGCCCTCCTCGAGCGTCAGCGTCGTTCGGGAGAGCTCGTCACGCTCGAGCAGCGCCGGGAGCGCGGCAGTCTCGCCGCCCTCGGGCGGGTCGGCGAACCGCTCCAGGACGACGACCGCGGTGTAGGACTGCGCCGTGCCGTCACGGTTCTCGGCTTCGAGCGTCAGCGCCGCTTCGTCCCCGCGAACGTAGCTGTCGTCCCCGACGGCGGACTGCACGCCGTCCTCGATCACCAGCGCGACCTCGGAGTAGTCCTCCCCGCGGTCGGGCGCGGCGAGGCCGACCGCGAGCGTCGTCGCGGCGACGACGACCACGAGCGCGAGGGCGACGTTGAGCACCGCGTCGGCCCGGGGCGCCTCCGTCGTGGCCGCGCGGGCGTCGGCGACGAGGCGGCCGAGTGGGAGTCGCGGGCGGACCGCGGCGGGCGCACGGAGCCGCCGCACGCCAGCCACGAGACAGCCCAGCACGGTGATCGCGAGGACGGTCCCGATCACCGTCGACGGCGCGAGCGCCGTCGGCGTGAGCGCCACGCCCGCCAGCACGAGCACGAGCACCGAGGTCGCTACCCCGAGCGCGGCGCGGTGGCGCCAGCGCGGGTGGCGGTCGCTCGTCCACGGGAGCGGCGTCGTCCGGGGTAGGATCGCGGAGACGACGGCGTACCCCGGGCAGAACCCGAGCAGCGGCGCGGCGAGTAGCACCCGGAACGGGCCCTCGGCCACGCCGGCCAGGATCGCCCCGCTCGCGACGGCGGCGTAGCCGGCGACGGCGAACAGGTCGCCCAGCTCCGTGGCGAGTCGGCCGAGCGCGGTGCCGTCGTTGGTGCTCATCGCGGTCCTCCGTGGATGGGAGTGTTTCGGGTCACGCCCGGAGCGCGCTCACGATGGCCGAGAGCGGCTGGTCGCCGGCCGCCGGCCGTTGTCTGATCTCGACGTGGGAGCCGACCTGTGCGTGATCGAACCGGGCTTCACCCCGGAGGATCCGTGCGAGCAGGCGGTCGTCCATGCTGAACCGGACGGCGTCGCCCGTCTCGACCGCGCCGGCGCTGGTGATCTCGTAGCCGTCGCCGGCCAGCGACAGCGCCGCGACCACGTCGTCGGCGAGATCTAGCACCACTCTCGTGTCGCTCTCCCAGCCGATCGTCCGTCGCGTCTCCTCC is from Halolamina sp. CBA1230 and encodes:
- a CDS encoding Gfo/Idh/MocA family protein; the protein is MTLRSAVVGGGTVSGVHLDGLSLNPRTELVAICDTDEDVAREIADEYGITAFFDVEAMLEKFDLDWLHICTPVQTHLPIAKLAIDAGVPVQIEKPITETYAEFQELAAYATEHGVTVSEKHNHNFDPAVRTAMAKRRNGELGDVRGVDVIYTGSSRPDDPNRGPWNFELAGGEFEEGIPHPVYLTLRAGGYPRSEDAVTATTALFDEYDHEFSYDGAQLQYVTDDDVLCTTKILGGTRPVRQILIHAENCSLTVDLLSQTVIEHDRDYKSSAATRALNNVDGAVDRLAGTVANARAVARRARAGDDWDTQRLLNAHYYQNDLESRALAADDPDAMPVPMAESRWTSYLMEAIRDAAADPSGHPAGQRLEADGE
- a CDS encoding DUF1616 domain-containing protein, which codes for MSTNDGTALGRLATELGDLFAVAGYAAVASGAILAGVAEGPFRVLLAAPLLGFCPGYAVVSAILPRTTPLPWTSDRHPRWRHRAALGVATSVLVLVLAGVALTPTALAPSTVIGTVLAITVLGCLVAGVRRLRAPAAVRPRLPLGRLVADARAATTEAPRADAVLNVALALVVVVAATTLAVGLAAPDRGEDYSEVALVIEDGVQSAVGDDSYVRGDEAALTLEAENRDGTAQSYTAVVVLERFADPPEGGETAALPALLERDELSRTTLTLEEGETTTRSLAFTPSLLGDDLRLSVYVYTGDAPASPSSDSADYHLYRWVDVEDGTGNVSTLAAPSTAAEG
- a CDS encoding twin-arginine translocation signal domain-containing protein produces the protein MDRRLNRRRFLRATGVAAAVGGLAGCLGPDADVPDALHEYELEYSFERTFGEVGLELYVCEPHEGLGMCGAIDIVEVSLPLVRPSPRTIRRLGFGVSM
- a CDS encoding metal-dependent hydrolase, whose product is MWPWDHAAVAYLLLSAASRGLWGAPPTRRVGIVAVVAGLLPDLIDKPLSWGLGLLPAGRSLGHSLLIAAPTLALLLVLGVALDRRRGTVAFTVGYLSHLAGDVAYPLLVDGELRVGFLLWPLVAVDSSGSGGGVPYLAELLVEFAAVLASPGGVLYLLTDAALLGLAVAIWRADRRAERGRAVDAATPAADD
- a CDS encoding PAS domain-containing sensor histidine kinase; this encodes MLTRIYPVWATGSGMSTESLGQRRDFRSLVDELDGVALWTASEPGEFEYISAGFEEIWGIPSDEIKDDVSKLIETIHPDDRDRVRENIEESTRELRDTEYEGRIVRPDGSVRWTLNRQVILRDEAGNVSEIVGISTDITDQKRREQELELLNRIVRHDIRNDMAVVLGWAEMLEDHVDDEGREYLQKILASGEHVVELTEVAREYVETIVSDEALTVEPVPLRSVLETELSLREESFPEAEFVLENSPPDVEVAANSMLSSVFRNLLNNAVQHNDADTPHIEVSYEVRDDEVEVRIADNGPGIPDDHKDTVFGKGERGLGSPGTGIGLYLVDTLVSEYGGEIWVEDNTPTGAVFVVQLPLAE
- a CDS encoding serpin family protein, translating into MDRRRYLSVSSALIAGALAGCTAPATSHADISASAPSMPARQPDVDDDTLDELVTGTNTFALDLFDELRTADAAENLMVSPISATVALAMTYAGAGGTTREQMREALGYTLDDEQLHAAFNELQRTLSGRGETLDEEDLPSEYDDGDDPVPFQLSLVNAIWGQEGVPFRDEFLTTLENHYGGGLNQVDFVENPDGVRKAINAWIADQTDDRIEELLPAGSVTPRTVLVLTNAIHFTANWRHPFDEAQTEPAAFTALDGSTSTVRMMSQDVKVPAATVDGAQAVELPYVGGTTGMLVVVPPAGEFEAYERTFDVERLGRIVDALEPQRGYVNLPRFEFDSECKLEKPLETLGMTDAFDPNAAEFSGMADPSETGGNLFVDQVYHDAYVAVDEQGTDAAAATGSVMNFVSLPPTILDANRPFLFVIRDRPTGTVLFTGRVVDASAAQE